The Anabas testudineus chromosome 15, fAnaTes1.2, whole genome shotgun sequence DNA segment TCACCGTGTTTCCAGTTAGCCGGtgctatgctaagctaactggctttTTTTGCTCCAAAACAAACTGCCACCCAACGGACTAAactacatttgtctttttaataaataagcATTTTGGGAAAGAcaccatttgtttttaaaaaaagcaacaaacgTACAATTTTTTCTATCTGGATagtttcagttttcattaaATAGATTATTTTCCCCGTGACTTGGGTGTACTGGGAATTCACAAGAAGCACAAATTGGGTCTGGCTATTACCTGGTTTGTGTGAAATGAGAtggcaaacagcagcaggtcattacatgtgtaaacacaaacagcatagTGGCAGCGGTTATTAGAGGGCAGCTACACATAGTTTCATTACTGAAATCTCAATATACGGTCACAATGAAACTGGCTTTAATGAAACTGCActcaaagatttttttttttttataatttaaagcTAATTCctcattttcatattaaaagCTCATTCTTGATGCCATtgacaaaacaatcacaaagtCTGTTGAGTAGCTGCTCTGGAGTTTCCTGTTGTATTCCTTAACTCAAGTGAAATCTGTCCTGTAGTAAACACAACAactaatgtaataataaatgtaacaaaacacagacaccagagtAGTCTTTAGGGGTTTAATGGGTGTACGGATTCATTTAAAGGAAgtgataaacacatacaaaaataccctttcaatacattttagaaacaaacaactaaatgacctgttttgttaaatgtttccAAAGAGCAAAACATGAGTTGTCCGAAACCAAGTGGTGCAGATTTTGTTCAAAAAGACCTACCTGCTATGaatgctatttaaaaaaagatcacatggtacaaatatgcaaatataaataaagtgatAAGAAAACCCCCAAGAATTAATAATATGCCTTTTTGAAAAAAACTGTTCTCTGTACATTTAGTTGGGGAAACTGatgttggggaaaaaaagagccTGTATCCCGACTCTACCTGCTGCGATGAAGAGGGCGCTTCTTAAGCATCACTTTACACTTTTACTGTATACATATAACCTCTGTGCTGGaatcaaacacaaagacaccCAGCTTCAGACCATAAAGATGGAGGATTGGGGCCCCTAGGTAGGAAAGGGgagtgggtggtggtggtgggggggtctTCTAACCCACCTCACCCCCACCTTTGGCCCCAGGAGATGCCTTTTTAAGAACCTCCACAGGAGGCGCAGAGGGTTCAACACCCAAAACTAAGGGAATTCTGTCCGTCTCCCAACACAAGCGTGACCATCTATGCATGCACGCTCACACACAGTCAACCAgatatgcatgcacacacacataaaccagTACAACTCATCAAAAAGCtctgaaccatttttttttctcaacaaaGCACCACAAACTCTTTCATAGACATGGAACACGAAAACAACCACAACTTCGCTTCATCAGGATCAAGCTTCACTAACGGTGAAATGGTGCAGATGGTAGGGGTGagtttaatttctaattttttttttgtttttgttgtttagtctTCCTGATAGACCAGAGGATAATATCAGGAGTCTATCAACCACAGATGTACACAAATGATGTTTAAACACTTTTTTGTGActgtccagtgtttgtgttcttgtgttGACCACACTTACCTCTTTAGGACTTAAACGCACCGTGAAAAGTAGGTGTGACATTGTTGCGAAGCTACACTGAACAGAAGGATGTGCGTTGCGATTTGATATGGTTCTTCCAACACTCTATACTAGTCATTCCCGGAGCTTAACAGTGACTGAAAAGCTTTAAACCCGTTTGATCAGAAAATGCTTGTTTCCTGTCGAAAGGATGATCTCCTTGCTCTTACCTGCACCTGAGAAGTGTCTACGGTCACCTACCTACACACTGCAAGTTCATACTAACCTGGAGTCCCTCTGGGTGGTCGTGGTGGTCCAAAAAGTCGTGGTTGTGATATCCGTTTTATCCAAACAAACCCTCAATAAATCCTCCCTGCAACTGTATCCAAACCTATACAGTGTTTACAAAAAATATCCAGGGCCAGAGAcatttttttttggggggggggggggggggggggggggagggctgtagagaaaaaaacaaaaacaaaagaaaacaaaccaaaaaaaaacaaaacaaaacaaaaaaaaaaaaacattttttgaaacttttttcttttagataaAACTACAATGGTCAAAAGATTTAACAGTGatcttttgcattttttttaagaCAAAAAAGTTATGTACatcaacatttactgtacagattTCTGTTTaggagatgaaaagaaaagaagaagaaacaaaacaaaaatcagcatACACTTGAAGTGCGTGTAGCAAGCGTCGATAAAGGTTCTGGgctgttttaaaacattaactgGAAAGAAGGGAAAATCAACAGAAGAACagctcattttctgtctgtactgtgtacATCTTTAAACACTCAGGGAGAAGATGAGTAGTTGCTTTAGTTCTCGTGTCAGGTATCTCCATGAAGTTGTGTTAAATTCCCTCTGGCTGTGAATGCAACAGAGGGCACTGACAACATTGACCAAATCGCCTAACCACTGGCAAATCTGTAATCTCTCAAGATTCGTGGAGAGGTGTCCATCCTGCTGCGTCACTCTTCAGACTGACTGACCTGAACACGCTCCCTTGTCCCTGTGTGAAGTCATCTTCTCGGTGTTTGACTTAACTGTAAAGtcccacctgtgtgtgtgtctaggaATCCAGTCTGCTAGTTGTGCGTTCAGGCTATGTGGATTCTGgccttctctgtttctttcagcCTCTTGGCCTGCTCCTCCAGAGTTGGGGAGTGGGGTCTCTTGGAGGCCGCTCCGTTCAGCGGGTCGGTGCCTCGGCTCACTAATGTGGGGATGGAGCTGACGACAGGGGGACCCATGTGTTTGGATGCCACGTGTTCTACAGGTAGAAACAGAGAGGACCAAAATCATCTTAGATCTTATTGCACTTCAGCCATTTGATGCTTGCAGAAATATTTAAGTCTGGTTGCTTGCTAGCAGGTCAAAACAGAAACTCACTTGAGCCAATGACTGGGATGGACATGCCCTTTTCCTCACTGGCAGGGGCAGCATCTGTGGTGAGGGTGCCTTCAAACACTGGGGGCTTGGGAGGTGTGATGCTGTAATGAATTGAATCGGACGACGGCCAATATGAAGTAAAGACGTTAGAAATgcaatcaaacacaaacatcgACAGTTTAAAGCATCCCGTGATgcaggtaaaacaaacaaaaaaagcaaatagaTGAAGCTCACTTGTGGCGGTTGAGGGCCAGTTTGATGGAATTTTTCACAACGCGACAACTGTTGCTGGCTGGAAGAGGCGAGGAGGCGTCTGGCAGCTCCATGCTGGGAAGTCtctgaggtaaagaaacaacaagagtACCAATCAGAGCATGTACACTTTCAAGTCAAAACTGTTCAGGTTTGCAGAGAAGACATTACCTGTGTTCTTGAGGTATCAATGGTTGGAATGGGCTTAGCCTTTGATCCAAGTGGGGTCTAATGGTGGAgagacaaaatgtgaaaatgttacTTTTTATTGCCTGGCTTTCtgtaaacagaaatgaaagcagacaggaaacaacacTTGCCACATTGGGTGCTTCTGCATGTGGACAGGAGTCAGAGGATGGTGGGTATGGCTCTTTAAACGTAGAGTCGTCATTAGACACCgtctgcagcaaaaaaaaacaaacaaaccaaaaaaaaaaaaaacagcatcagtatCACAATATCTAGTCTGAATGACAGCTACTGCAAATGCCGTTCAATCTGCCACCAAGTTTAAAGTCATTCAGAACATATCCACACTGGTTCTCCCCCCCAGGAACTGAGAACACCCTCCTCTACCTCGGAGTCTTTGTGCCTCTTAGCCAGGTCCTCTTGTGTAGGCGAGTGTGGTCTCTTGGCAGGAGCCCCATTGACGGAGTCCTCCAGCCCATTGGGCTCCTCTCTGGGGCTGCTGGTGGTGTTGGGCTTCACGCTGCCACTGAGCACTGTGGTGACAGAGCTGCTGGCTGGCGGGGAGGGAGGCTTTGCTTTAACCGAGGGCTCTTCAGAATGAGAAAGAGTGAGATATTGAGGTTGGACTTTGGTTAGGTAATTGAATGTCAACTACACCATGTGACTCTTTATGCAGTCAGTAAATTTAACCAGACTAAGTAAAACCATGGTATGTTTCCATTCTTTATCAACTGGATCTGTGTCCTAGTCGCTGGGAAACTCACTTGAACCGATGACAGGGATAGACATGCCCTGGTCTTTAGCAGCTGGTGCGGCACTGGGTGCTGGGGAGCCTTCCACAAAAAGCTTCTTAGGTGGgctgacactgaaaaacacacaattcagaataaaatatagAACAGAGCATGTTGGGGGAAATCTAATAATTTAAGAAGAATAAGAACATTCAAGGTAAGAATGGTAACAAGGTAAGAACATTCAAACTTTCACAAGTGAAAGTAAACCAGCAGAAGAAACCAACGTACCCGTCATCAGTGTCAGATGCGGGTTTTGAGGGTTTGCTTGTTGGGGAGCTAAAAGGAGTTCctgagtctgtgtctctggaGCTGTCCAGGTGACTGCTGTCCAGAGACAACCTCTTGGAGTTCCCGCCGTTAGAGCTACGGTTCAACTCGGCTATGCTctgcaaaaaaagagaaaaatgaagtgACTCCTCCACTGaacattattaacaaaataattctAAAACTCTAAAAATGATGAACGTGCCCAGGAAGACACCCTcaccctcttcttcttctgcaccaGTTCAGGAGGAAGATACTGGTGGAGCTGCTTTTTCTTTACATGTGTTGCTTCGATCTTCATTCCttccttcagcatgttgatgttgttgGCTTGTCTGTACACTGCAGAGGACAACGTGTCTTAAGAGTCACTGACATGTTTGCAAATGCTCTCTTTACAACACAGCCTTTTTGGGCACTGGCTATTTCTTGCACTTGGAACTTTGTTGTTATGGTATTATTTTCAAACATCTCTTGCTGTAACACATTAAGCCCTcattatctttctgtctcttgaattctgtgtctgttatgtttgttaTATGGCTTTCACTCGCAGACTGCCACTATGCACCATTGCATAAAAGCCTGTTAAAAAGACATGTCTCAAAACACAAACTAGTAGTGTATTTCTATTTGTCCACTAAAAATGCTGCAAGAagtgaaaaatgtgacaaaaagtAGTAAATATggaataatatatttattaaatatttgatatCTTTTGTTATATTATCTTACATGACTGGATTGTGGTACAACAGAACTTACCGGTGTCTGTGAAGGACTGAATGTCGTATGTCAGGTCAATGTTCACACTTTCTGCATTCTCCACTTTCTTGAAGATGATCCCAATGAACCACATGGATACAAAGTCATTCCTGAGATTTAAAATGAGAATAATTCTTAACGGTTCCCGACTGGCGCTTGTGGCGTTTGGCAGATGGGCAGAAAAATGAACGCTGACAGAACTTTCAGAGGTGTTGTCAATCAGTTCTACTGTAAGTGCCTGGTAACATCTTCACGCCTCACTACAGAAGCAGAACTCTTACTGTACATGCCAACAAGCTCCAATTATGAAGACAAaccaaaagaaaagacaattaataatttattctcCTTAGAAAAGGTTTAACAATTAGCAGAATTTGTTCTTCTCTGATCCACAACTTTCTCACTCAGATCTCTGTAACATGGGTAAACTGGACTTACTCGTTGCGATTCTCTTTAGACCCTGGGAAGGACTGGGGGTTGACATGAGCCAGGGTAATATACTCATTTCTTTCAAGGTTTCCCACCAGGACACGGATCTTCGACTCCACCAGACCGATCCTGAGGGACAAACATCAGTTTGTATTCAGAGAGGTGATGACAATACATGTTGTCTTCACAGTACTGCGAGACTAACTCCAAGACTTATTTGTTTGAACAGATCCTATTTCTTAGTGTTCTCG contains these protein-coding regions:
- the papolg gene encoding poly(A) polymerase gamma yields the protein MKEMSSTMPSGQQPQKHYGITSAISLAPPREIDHQYTKKLCDAMKPFGVFEDEEELNHRLAVLGKLNNFVKEWIAEISELKNLPPSAISCVGGKIFTFGSYRLGVHTKGADIDALCVAPRHVERSDFFQSFFEKLKQHEEIKDLRAVEDAFVPVIKFKFDGIEIDLLFARLALQSIPDNLDLRGDSILRNLDIRCIRSLNGCRVTDEILYLVPNKENFRLTLRAIKLWAKRRGIYSNMLGFLGGVSWAMLVARTCQLYPNAVAATLVHKFFLVFSKWEWPNPVLLKQPEDSNLNLPVWDPRVNPSDRYHLMPIITPAYPQQNSTYNVSTSTRTIMSEEFKYGLSVTDEILQGKAEWSKLFEPPNFFQKYKHYIVLTASASTEENHLEWIGLVESKIRVLVGNLERNEYITLAHVNPQSFPGSKENRNENDFVSMWFIGIIFKKVENAESVNIDLTYDIQSFTDTVYRQANNINMLKEGMKIEATHVKKKQLHQYLPPELVQKKKRSIAELNRSSNGGNSKRLSLDSSHLDSSRDTDSGTPFSSPTSKPSKPASDTDDGVSPPKKLFVEGSPAPSAAPAAKDQGMSIPVIGSKPSVKAKPPSPPASSSVTTVLSGSVKPNTTSSPREEPNGLEDSVNGAPAKRPHSPTQEDLAKRHKDSETVSNDDSTFKEPYPPSSDSCPHAEAPNVTPLGSKAKPIPTIDTSRTQRLPSMELPDASSPLPASNSCRVVKNSIKLALNRHNITPPKPPVFEGTLTTDAAPASEEKGMSIPVIGSKHVASKHMGPPVVSSIPTLVSRGTDPLNGAASKRPHSPTLEEQAKRLKETEKARIHIA